TAAGATCACTGTTCGGTGTCAGATCCGGTGTGGCATTCCGCGCTGACGGTTGCGCGGACACTGTCCCGACCCCAATTGACAAGAGTGCTGCAAGCAGGGCCGTACGAAGCGTGGTTGGCAAGGAGGGGAGCAGTGAGCGGTGAGCACACGGAAACAACGGATGCGTAGGGTAGACACGTCGTAGTGAATGAGTTCCCCTGTTCGTACACGTCGATCGCGGGAACTGTCTGAGCTCGTAGCGTCTAGGTAGGGCACGGCGACTGATTCCGCCTGCGCTCCCACCTTCATTCTCTACCGCACATGATCCGCGCTCTCCGTCAATCCGCACGAGCCTCGTCACGCGCCATCGCACGTTCACTCCGGCTGGCGTGTGTGCCAATCGCATTGAGCACCGCAGCCGCGCTGTCGCCCGCCCACTCGGCCTCCGCGCAAGCCCCGGCCATGCTCGGCCCGGTCGATGGCAAGGATCTGGCGGCGACCGATATCGAACGCGTCGCCGTCGGCGCGATGGCGCCGGACTTCACACTGGCGAAGTTCGGTGGCGGCACGGTCAGCTTGTCATCGATGCGCGGCAAGAAGAATGTCGTGCTGGTGTTCTATCGCGGCTACTGGTGCCCGTACTGCATCAATCAATTGAAAGAGATGCGGACGCTGCTCACCGATGAACTGAAGAAGGACACCGAGATGCTGGTCGTGTCGATTGACGACGACAAGGGAACGCAAACGGCCACGACGCGTATCTCTGCCGACGGTATGAAGCCCGACTTCGCGTTCTTGTCGGACCCTGATCACACCGTGATCGCGCGATACGGCATCATGAACCCGGCCGGTACGCGTCGCGGTATCCCGCATCCTGCGACGTACGTGATCGACAAGAAGGGCATGGTGCAGTGGAAGGACATTCAGACAGACTACAAGATCCGCCCCACGAACGCCGCCGTCCTGACTGCCGTCAAGACGCTGTCGTCGCGCTGATCCACATCCATCTCAGGAGACGCGCCGTATGCGATGGGCCCTGACTGCCGTTCTGATTGCCGTACTCGGCAGTGCGTACGCGCTGGAATCGCACCGGCCGGCATCGACGCTGGCCGGACGTATTGCCGTCTCAATGGCTTCGCGTGCGGCTGTGCCCGATTCCGCACGGCCCGCGCCACCGTGGAAGAACGCCAGTTGGCTCAATGCCGCGGCTCCGGTAACGCTGGCGTCATTGAAGGGCCGCGTCGTACTGCTCAATTTCTGGGTCTTCACCTGCTACAACTGTACGAACACGCTGCCTTCTCTGCGTACGCTCGACGCACAGTATCGGGATCGGGGGCTGTCGATCATCGGCATTCACACGCCGGAATTCCCGCCCTACGCCGGGGAGCACGACAAGAACAACGTAGCCAAGGCGTTGACCAAGTACGCGATCACGTATCCCATCGCGCAGGATAATGATCGGGCCAGCTGGGACCTCTATCGCATTCAGTATTGGCCAAGCTTCGTGCTCATCGACAAGCAGGGACGGGTGCGCTACGAAGGCTATGGAGAGTTTCACGTAGGCGATCGCTGGCACACGGAATGGGAACGTCGCATCAAGACGTTGCTGGCCGAGTAGCGCCACGACCTCACACTCACGATGCACGGTTCACACGGAGTAGCGAGCATGCGACACCGAAACAGAGCGGTCGTGCTGTGCGCGGCGATGGCTCTCACTCTCGGCTGCAACAATGCTGAGCCACCGATGGCGCCGAATGCCACGCCGATCGGTGCTGATGTCATGGCGCCGATGGGCACCGTCGCCACTGGGGTCTGGCGGAAAACCCGGTACGACGTTACCGGCACGGTACAGATGGTCGCCGAGAACGGGGTCGGTCAGCTCACGTTCTCGTCCGATTTCTCCGTGGCGCAGACGCCTGGTCCGGTGGTGTACGTGAACACCACGAACAACCCGAATACCGGGCAGCCGCTGCGCATCGGCGCGATCAAGTCGAGAAGCGGGGCACAGACCTACACGTTTCAGCTGCCGCCGGGCGTGCGCTACACGTGGGTGCTGATCTGGTGTGACCCGTTCAACGTGCCGATGGCCGAAGCGTCGATCAACCCAACGCCGTGACTCACGGCGCCCCACCCATGCAAGGCACATTTGGCGGCCGCCATTTCGTGACATGACGTTACGAGCCCGGCACGAGCCCACGGGGCAATCGTGACGTGAAGCGGGAATGATGGACATTCGGGCGCTTGCCCGTTTCTCTCCATCTGCCCGCTTCGCATCATGCCTTCCTCGCTTCTCCGCCGAGTCGTCCTCTCAGCAGGAATTCTGCTCTCCGCGCTTTGTGCATCCGGTCGCGCCCTGTTCGCGCAAGGCACCGATGCCAGTATCCGCGGTGTCGTCGCTGACAGTGCCGGCGCTCCGGTGGCTGGCGCCATCGTAGAACTCCGCAACACTACGACGGGGTTCGTGTCGATGGTGCGCAGCAGTGATCGCGGGCGTTACGTCGCCACGCAGCTGCCGTTGGGCGGTCCGTACCGCGTCACCGCACGCGCCGTCGGCTTCCGCACCGGCGCCCGCGAGGGCATCACACTCAATATCGGCAGCGTAGCCACGGCCGATTTTCGCCTCGCCCCCGGCGCGGTGCAGCTTACTGAAATCACCGTCTCGGCCGAACCGGCACGCGTAGTCGAGCGCAACGGCGCGGTCACGCGAATCGGTGAACAGCAGGTCAAGGAACTGCCCAATCAGAATCGTCGCTTTCAGGATCTCACCAAGCTGTCTCCGCTCGCCGGAAGTGGCACCAGCCTTGGCGGCGCTCGGCCCATGAGCACCGATGTGCGCATCGATGGCGTGGGCGCGCAGATGAACAACACGGGCCAGACCTTTGCCGGTCCGCTCACGATGACGATGGAAGCGATTCGTGAGTTCGAGATCGCCACGAACGAGTACGATGTCACCAAAGGTCGTCAGGGCGGTGGGCTCATCAACGCGGTGAGCAAGTCGGGCACGAACCGCTGGGGTGGCTCCGCCTTCTCGTACTACCGCGACAAGAGTCTGACCACCGACGACTATCGTGGCTTGGCCGCACAGAACTTTACCGTCCGCCAGCAAGGCTTCAGCCTCGGTGGGCCGATCATCAAGGACAAGCTCACCGTCTTCGGTGTGTATGATCGTTCGGATCAGTCGCTGCCGCTGGAGATCATGAACGTGCGCAACAGCGCTGATGAAATCGAGCTGGGCATTGCCCGCGACTCGCTGACTCGTCTGTCGTCGATTTTGGCGAACAAGTATGGACTCGATACGACGCAGCAGCAGACCGGCGTGTTCAGCCGTAAGCCGCTCAGTCAGGCGTTCTTCGGCCGTGCGGATTGGCAGCTGGCGGCGAACCATCGGCTCACGCTGCGCAACAACACCACGCTCTACTCGGATCCCGAGGAAATCGGTCCGGACCAGACGCTGCATTTCGCAGAGAGCCGCGGCGGGGCTGAGGTGAATAGCACGGGGACGTTTGCGTCGCTGCGTTCAACGTTCGGCGGTGGCGTGGTAAACGAGTTCAAGCTGCAGGCGCTGCAGTTCACGCGTGAGCGTATCGCGCGCAATGAATTGCCTCGTGGATTCGTGCGTATCGCGTCGCGCTTGCCGGACAACTCCAGCCGGACGGTCAACGTGCAGTTTGGCGGCAATCGCTTGGCGCCGGAGAAGTACAAGGAGCGCCAGTACCAGTTGGCCAATACGCTCTTCTGGAATCGCGGCAATCAGACGCTGACGATCGGCACCGACAATATCGTTACGCAGATCCAGCGCTACCTGCCGGTGGAACAGCGCGGCCTATTCGAGTTTGACAATCTTGCGCAGCTCGATGCGCTCACACCGGCGCGATACAGCCGTCAGGTACCGCTGCGAGTTGGCGGCACGACCGCCGAGTTCACGGTGGCCGACCTATCGACGTTCGTGCAGTCGGAGTGGCACCTTGGTCGCGGTCTGACCGCTTCGGCGGGCGTACGACTCGACGGCGTGCAGTTCCTGACGGCCGCCGCGTACAATCCGCTGGTCGATCAGCGCCTGGGTGTGCGTACCGATGAGAAGCCGTCCAACTGGATCGTATCGCCGCGAGCGCAGGCCGTGTGGGATGTGCAGGGCGACGGCAAGAACGTGTTCCGGCTTGGCGGCGGACGGTTCAGCAGTCAGCCGCCGTACAACGTGCATGTGAATCACATCCTGCAGAGTGGGTTAGAGGCGGTCGACATCATTCAGGTCGGCGCACAGGCGCCGAGGCCGGATTTTGTGCGGTATCGGCAGGATTTGTCATTGGTCCCTGGCGTGCCGACCGGCGTGGATCCCTCCACGGTTCCGGCTTACGTGAACTACTTCTCGGGTGACTTCCGCGTCCCCACGACGTGGAAGCTGAGCGGTGGATACGAGCGGCGCCTCGGCCGCCTGCAGCTCGGGGCCTTTGCCTACTGGGCGCGTACGCAGGACAACTTCCAGTACTACGATCGCAACATGGTTGCCGATCCGTACTTCACGATCGAGGGCGGACGCGGAGTGTTCGTTCCAGCCGCCAAGATCACCGCCGCCGGTCGCACCAACAACGCGGACACACGCATCTACACCGATCTCGGGCGCGTGCTCGAGCTAGTGGGTGAATCCACGCTGGAACAACGGTCGTTGGTGCTGCAGGGCGCGCTCACGCTGCCACGCCAGTCGTCGCTCTCGCTATCGTACACGCGCAACGACACCAAGGACAACTCCAGCTTCAACTGCTGCGTCGCGCTGACGTCCACGTTCTCGCAGAACAGCGGCGATCCGCGTCGCCTGCAGGATGCCTTCGGGCCGTCGGAGGACAATTTCCGCGACAAGTTCGTAGCGGCGTTCCTGCTGCCGCGGGTGTGGGGCTTTCGGGTGACGGGTAGCTATGTGGGGATCTCCGGTCGTCCGTACTCGCTCGTCGTGAACGGCGATATCAATGGCGACGGGACAGCGAACAACGACCTCGCGTTCATCTTCGACCCGAACGATCCCGCCACGCCGGCGGATCTTGCCGCCGGCATTCGTAAGGTGCTGGACAATCCATCGAACCGGGCGCGGGACTACATCGCGAGTAATCTCGGGAAGATCGCCCCGCGCAACGCGGGCCGGTCGCCGTTCCGCGGTCGTACCGACCTGCGCGTCGCACGCGACTTCGGCACGGTCCGCGGACAGGCGATCGAGCTCACCCTCGACCTGTTCAACGTCGAGAACATGCTGAACCGGAAGTGGGGTGGCGAGTACAACCTAGGCGGCGCGCAACAGCTGTACGCGGTGAGTGCGTTCAATCAGACCACGCGCCGCTACACGTATCGAATCAACGAGAACGTCGGCACGGCGGTGAAGAGCGGTACGCCGTATCAGATCCAGCTCGGCGCCCGGTATCGCTTCTGATGCCGATGCCTCGC
This region of Gemmatimonas groenlandica genomic DNA includes:
- a CDS encoding redoxin domain-containing protein, producing the protein MRWALTAVLIAVLGSAYALESHRPASTLAGRIAVSMASRAAVPDSARPAPPWKNASWLNAAAPVTLASLKGRVVLLNFWVFTCYNCTNTLPSLRTLDAQYRDRGLSIIGIHTPEFPPYAGEHDKNNVAKALTKYAITYPIAQDNDRASWDLYRIQYWPSFVLIDKQGRVRYEGYGEFHVGDRWHTEWERRIKTLLAE
- a CDS encoding peroxiredoxin family protein, with amino-acid sequence MIRALRQSARASSRAIARSLRLACVPIALSTAAALSPAHSASAQAPAMLGPVDGKDLAATDIERVAVGAMAPDFTLAKFGGGTVSLSSMRGKKNVVLVFYRGYWCPYCINQLKEMRTLLTDELKKDTEMLVVSIDDDKGTQTATTRISADGMKPDFAFLSDPDHTVIARYGIMNPAGTRRGIPHPATYVIDKKGMVQWKDIQTDYKIRPTNAAVLTAVKTLSSR
- a CDS encoding TonB-dependent receptor, which produces MPSSLLRRVVLSAGILLSALCASGRALFAQGTDASIRGVVADSAGAPVAGAIVELRNTTTGFVSMVRSSDRGRYVATQLPLGGPYRVTARAVGFRTGAREGITLNIGSVATADFRLAPGAVQLTEITVSAEPARVVERNGAVTRIGEQQVKELPNQNRRFQDLTKLSPLAGSGTSLGGARPMSTDVRIDGVGAQMNNTGQTFAGPLTMTMEAIREFEIATNEYDVTKGRQGGGLINAVSKSGTNRWGGSAFSYYRDKSLTTDDYRGLAAQNFTVRQQGFSLGGPIIKDKLTVFGVYDRSDQSLPLEIMNVRNSADEIELGIARDSLTRLSSILANKYGLDTTQQQTGVFSRKPLSQAFFGRADWQLAANHRLTLRNNTTLYSDPEEIGPDQTLHFAESRGGAEVNSTGTFASLRSTFGGGVVNEFKLQALQFTRERIARNELPRGFVRIASRLPDNSSRTVNVQFGGNRLAPEKYKERQYQLANTLFWNRGNQTLTIGTDNIVTQIQRYLPVEQRGLFEFDNLAQLDALTPARYSRQVPLRVGGTTAEFTVADLSTFVQSEWHLGRGLTASAGVRLDGVQFLTAAAYNPLVDQRLGVRTDEKPSNWIVSPRAQAVWDVQGDGKNVFRLGGGRFSSQPPYNVHVNHILQSGLEAVDIIQVGAQAPRPDFVRYRQDLSLVPGVPTGVDPSTVPAYVNYFSGDFRVPTTWKLSGGYERRLGRLQLGAFAYWARTQDNFQYYDRNMVADPYFTIEGGRGVFVPAAKITAAGRTNNADTRIYTDLGRVLELVGESTLEQRSLVLQGALTLPRQSSLSLSYTRNDTKDNSSFNCCVALTSTFSQNSGDPRRLQDAFGPSEDNFRDKFVAAFLLPRVWGFRVTGSYVGISGRPYSLVVNGDINGDGTANNDLAFIFDPNDPATPADLAAGIRKVLDNPSNRARDYIASNLGKIAPRNAGRSPFRGRTDLRVARDFGTVRGQAIELTLDLFNVENMLNRKWGGEYNLGGAQQLYAVSAFNQTTRRYTYRINENVGTAVKSGTPYQIQLGARYRF
- a CDS encoding DM13 domain-containing protein, which translates into the protein MALTLGCNNAEPPMAPNATPIGADVMAPMGTVATGVWRKTRYDVTGTVQMVAENGVGQLTFSSDFSVAQTPGPVVYVNTTNNPNTGQPLRIGAIKSRSGAQTYTFQLPPGVRYTWVLIWCDPFNVPMAEASINPTP